One window of the Pelobates fuscus isolate aPelFus1 chromosome 12, aPelFus1.pri, whole genome shotgun sequence genome contains the following:
- the LOC134578430 gene encoding uncharacterized protein F13E9.13, mitochondrial-like yields the protein MAFLQVFGRVRSIVIGMVHMKALPGTPGCRLPVAQIVEEACQEAEIYKNAGVDGLIVENMHDIPYTLHIGPEITAVMTKVCSAVRQTCPRLPLGVQILSCGNKQALAVALATGLDFIRAEGFVFSHVADEGIVNACAGELLRYRRLIGADHIQIFADIKKKHSSHSLTADVSVSETAKAAEFFLADGVILTGVSTGEEADPRDLQEVQRSVKIPVLIGSGVTLDNVEKYMEANALIVGSHFKKDGYWKNDVVSDKVISFMDRVRKLRL from the exons ATGGCATTTTTGCAAGTTTTTGGAAGAGTCCGATCAATTGTAATAGGAATGgtgcatatgaaagcattaccAG GAACCCCAGGCTGCAGATTACCAGTGGCACAGATTGTAGAAGAAGCTTGCCAAGAAGCTGAAATCTATAAGAATGCTGGAGTT GATGGACTAATAGTGGAGAATATGCATGATATACCATACACCCTGCATATCGGACCAGAGATCACAGCAGTAATGACCAAAGTATGTAGTGCTGTGAGACAGACATGTCCTCGTCTCCCACTTGGGGTTCAGATCCTTTCCTGTGGCAACAAACAGGCCCTTGCAGTGGCTCTCGCAACAG GTTTAGATTTTATCCGAGCAGAAGGCTTTGTGTTCTCTCATGTTGCGGATGAAGGTATTGTAAATGCCTGCGCTGGGGAGCTGCTGAGGTACCGCAGGCTTATCGGAGCTGATCATATCCAGATCTTTGCCGATATTAAGAAGAAGCACAG TTCCCATTCGTTAACAGCAGATGTTTCCGTGTCTGAGACGGCAAAAGCGGCAGAATTCTTCTTGGCTGATGGTGTCATATTAACTGGGGTCTCTACTGGAGAAGAGGCGGATCCAAGAGATCTTCAAG AAGTTCAGCGCTCGGTAAAGATTCCTGTCCTTATTGGATCTGGAGTGACATTGGACAATGTGGAGAAGTACATGGAGGCCAATGCCTTAATAGTCGGTTCACACTTTAAAAAAGATGGTTATTGGAAAAATGATGTTGTTTCGGATAAAGTGATATCGTTCATGGATCGAGTCCGTAAACTAAGATTGTAA